The window CCACGACTGGCCGCTCCATCCCCTACGGAGAACTGGCCGGGCGGGCCATGGACCTGCCAGTGCCAGACCCGGCCAGCGTCAAGCTGCGTGACCCCAGCCAGTTTCGCTGGATCGGCAAGCCGGTACGTCGCCTGGATGCCTACGACAAGTCCACCGGCAAGGCGGTGTACAGCATCGACATCAAGGTCGACGGCATGCTCCACGCTGCCGTGCAGCACGCGCCACGCCTGGGTATGACCGTCGGCAGCCTGCGCAACGAAGACCAGGTCAAGGCCATGAAGGGCGTGCATTCGGTGCATCAGTTGCCGGGCGCCGTGGCCGTGGTAGCCGAACGCTGGTGGCATGCCAAGCGCGCGGTCGAGGCCATCCAGGTTGACTGGAAGGAGCCTGCGGCCGACAGCCCGGTACGGCCGATGCCGGCCGACTTCTCCAGCGATGGCTGGCGCGAGCACCTGGCCACGGTCACGGGCCCGGCGCGCGACGACGAAAACCAGGGCGATGTGGCCGGCATGCTGGCCAATGCCAAGACCCGGGTCGAGGCAACCTACCATAACCAGTACCTCAACCACGCCCAGTTGGAGCCGCCGTCGGCACTGGCGCGCTTCAACCCGGACGGCACCCTGGAGGTGTGGCTGCCCAACCAGGCGCCGGACATGTTCCGTGACGACATTGCCAAGCGCACCGGCCTGGCCCCGGCACAGATCACCTTGCATTCGCCGTTGCTGGGCGGTTTCTTTGGCCGCCACTTCCTGTACGACTCGGCCAACCCCTACCCACAGGCCATTGCCTTGGCCAAGGCGGTCGGCCGGCCGGTGAAACTCATCTGGAGCCGCGAGGAAGAATTCCTCCGCGATGTGCTGCGCCCGGTCGCCGTGGTGAAATTCCGGGCCGGGCTGGATGCCGACGGCCTGCCAGTGGCCCTCGAAGCCGTGAGCGCCACCGAAGGCCCGACCGAGGCCCTCGCAGGCAAGCAAGGCGAAAAGCTCGACCCGACCGCGCTCGAAGGCCTGTCGGGCAAGTCCTACGCCATCGCCAACAAGCGTATCGCGCAGATCTACGTGAAAGGCCCGGCCATGCTCGGCTACTGGCGCTCGGTGGGCAACTCGCTGAATGACTTCTTCTATGAGTCGTTCCTCGACGAACTGGCCGACAAAGGCGGCAAGGACCCGTTCGAACTGCGCCTGCACCTGCTGCGCGACAACCCGCGCCTGACCAACCTGTTGCAGGCCGTCGCCGAGCTTTCCGGCGGCTGGAAGCGCGGGCCGTTCACCGCCGAGGACGGCAGCAAGCGGGCGCGTGGCGTGGCCATGGCCTCGCCGTTCGGCTCGGAGGCAGCGGTCATTGCCGAGGTATCGATCGAGAACGGCCAGGTCAAAGTGCACGACATCTGGCAGGCCATCGACCCGGGCAGCATCGTCAACCCGGCGATCATCGAGCATCAGGTCAACGGCGCCGTCGCCCTGGGCCTGTCGCAGACACTGCTGGAAGAAGCGGTGTACGTGGATGGCAAGCCGCGCGCGCGCAACTACGACCTGTACCCGATCTTGCCGCCATCGCGCATGGCCAGGGTGCATGTGCGCATTGTCGAAAGCGGGGCGAAGATGGGCGGCATCGGCGAGCCACCGTTGCCCGCGGTGGCACCGGCGGTAGCCAACGCAGTCGCGCAGCTGTCCGGCCAGCGCGTGCGCAGCCTGCCATTGAGCCGCCATAC of the Pseudomonas asiatica genome contains:
- a CDS encoding xanthine dehydrogenase family protein molybdopterin-binding subunit translates to MNTPVDTPAELLKLQLGETVNLSRRRFLAGTAVGALVLGFGLPMGSARVQAAAAATPERGTQVPAFLEIRPDGKVRLLSPFMEGGQGPFTAMAQIVGEELDVDPVNFVVDSAPPGEAYVVMENGMRITGGSMSVRMSYPTMRRLGALARAMLLQAGAEQLGVPVEELSTTPGHVVHTTTGRSIPYGELAGRAMDLPVPDPASVKLRDPSQFRWIGKPVRRLDAYDKSTGKAVYSIDIKVDGMLHAAVQHAPRLGMTVGSLRNEDQVKAMKGVHSVHQLPGAVAVVAERWWHAKRAVEAIQVDWKEPAADSPVRPMPADFSSDGWREHLATVTGPARDDENQGDVAGMLANAKTRVEATYHNQYLNHAQLEPPSALARFNPDGTLEVWLPNQAPDMFRDDIAKRTGLAPAQITLHSPLLGGFFGRHFLYDSANPYPQAIALAKAVGRPVKLIWSREEEFLRDVLRPVAVVKFRAGLDADGLPVALEAVSATEGPTEALAGKQGEKLDPTALEGLSGKSYAIANKRIAQIYVKGPAMLGYWRSVGNSLNDFFYESFLDELADKGGKDPFELRLHLLRDNPRLTNLLQAVAELSGGWKRGPFTAEDGSKRARGVAMASPFGSEAAVIAEVSIENGQVKVHDIWQAIDPGSIVNPAIIEHQVNGAVALGLSQTLLEEAVYVDGKPRARNYDLYPILPPSRMARVHVRIVESGAKMGGIGEPPLPAVAPAVANAVAQLSGQRVRSLPLSRHTFS